Proteins from a genomic interval of Zingiber officinale cultivar Zhangliang chromosome 1B, Zo_v1.1, whole genome shotgun sequence:
- the LOC121992092 gene encoding N-terminal acetyltransferase A complex catalytic subunit NAA10-like, with the protein MVCIRQATVDDLLAMQACNLLCLPENYQMKYYLYHILSWPQLLFVAEDYDGRIVGYVLAKMEEDASEPCHGHITSLAVLRTHRKLGLATKLMTAAQNAMESVFGAEYVSLHVRRSNRAAYTLYTSSLSYRIHDVEAKYYADGEDAYDMRKQLKGRPHAHGHSHSHSHSHSHGHHHHHHHGGCCSGESKAAPSVDVGAPADPGTGASGSNSSASVSAPAAGA; encoded by the coding sequence ATGGTTTGCATTCGACAGGCAACCGTCGATGATCTGCTGGCAATGCAGGCATGCAACCTGCTATGCCTGCCGGAGAACTACCAGATGAAGTACTACCTTTACCACATCCTCTCCTGGCCACAGCTCCTCTTTGTCGCGGAGGACTACGACGGACGCATCGTCGGCTACGTACTTGCCAAGATGGAGGAGGATGCCTCCGAGCCTTGCCACGGCCACATCACTTCCCTCGCCGTCCTCCGCACCCACCGCAAGCTCGGCCTCGCCACCAAGCTCATGACTGCCGCCCAGAATGCTATGGAGTCTGTTTTTGGGGCCGAGTATGTATCTCTCCATGTCCGCCGCAGCAACCGCGCGGCCTATACCCTCTACACCTCCAGCCTCAGTTATCGCATCCACGACGTGGAGGCCAAGTACTATGCTGATGGGGAGGATGCTTATGACATGCGCAAGCAGCTGAAGGGCCGTCCCCATGCCCATGGCCATAGCCATAGCCATAGTCATAGTCATAGCCACggccatcatcaccaccaccatcatgGAGGCTGCTGCTCAGGGGAGTCTAAGGCTGCACCTTCCGTAGACGTTGGTGCACCAGCTGATCCAGGCACTGGTGCATCTGGTTCCAATTCTTCAGCTTCAGTTTCAGCTCCAGCTGCTGGGGCGTGA
- the LOC121992019 gene encoding uncharacterized protein LOC121992019, translated as MPTLWLALKKSLHCKSNPSEVHEPRARGPFGILLVRKRTCRSSCSKSIANLKDVIHGSRRQIERHASCSPRSFGSNEFLNPIAHEVVLSDSRCELKITGFGNYHEGGGRSDGGGGGGEMGSAYVGTLRPGTPGPRGKSSTPPRKVAHPHWECSSLTGASVLGNGGGANDACVDARSSSTGSSATFTCHRCEEHFGKWEGLEAHHQSKHAVTELLEGDSSRKIVEIICKASWLKSESTCGRLERVLKVHNMQNTLTQFEEYRELVKARASKLPKKHPRCLADGNELLRFYATTVYCSLGVGGSSNLCDSSKCNICRILRFGFSKKEMKGGLGMFTTSTSGRALESIQLHEDHPSIRKALLICRVIAGRVHKPTENLQNMASQFGFDSVAGKVGPYSSIEELYLLNTRALLPCFVVICKP; from the exons atgCCTACTCTCTGGCTCGCCCTCAAGAAATCTTTGCATTGCAAGTCTAACCCCTCTGAGGTACATGAACCAAGGGCAAGGGGTccttttggtattctcttggtgAGGAAGAGGACATGCAGGTCTAGTTGCTCCAAATCCATAGCCAACCTCAAGGATGTCATCCATGGGAGCAGGAGGCAGATCGAGAGGCATGCCAGTTGCAGCCCTAGGTCATTCGGGAGCAATGAGTTCCTCAATCCAATTGCTCATGAGGTGGTTCTGAGTGACTCCAGGTGTGAGCTCAAGATAACTGGGTTTGGCAATTACCATGAAGGTGGTGGAAGATCAGAtggtggtggaggaggaggtgAGATGGGATCAGCTTATGTGGGCACCCTAAGGCCTGGGACTCCAGGCCCTAGAGGGAAGAGCAGCACACCTCCGAGGAAGGTAGCTCATCCCCATTGGGAGTGCTCTTCGCTCACAGGTGCTTCTGTGCTTGGCAATGGTGGTGGAGCTAATGATGCCTGTGTGGATGCTAGGTCTTCTTCTACTGGGTCTTCTGCTACATTCACCTGCCATAGATGCGAGGAGCACTTTGGGAAATGGGAGGGTTTGGAGGCACATCATCAGTCCAAGCATGCAG TCACTGAACTACTGGAAGGTGACTCCTCTCGGAAGATAGTTGAAATAATATGCAAGGCAAGTTGGTTAAAGTCGGAGAGCACGTGTGGACGGTTAGAACGAGTCTTAAAGGTTCACAACATGCAAAATACTCTTACGCAGTTTGAAGAATACCGTGAACTGGTGAAGGCTAGAGCCAGCAAGCTTCCCAAGAAGCACCCACGATGCTTGGCTGACGGAAATGAACTCTTGAGATTCTATGCCACAACTGTCTACTGTTCTCTGGGAGTCGGTGGTTCCTCAAATCTTTGCGATTCCAGCAAGTGCAACATTTGCCGCATCCTGAGATTTGGATTCTCCAAGAAGGAAATGAAGGGAGGCCTGGGGATGTTCACAACCTCCACTAGTGGGAGAGCATTGGAATCCATTCAGCTACATGAAGATCACCCATCTATAAGAAAGGCATTGTTGATTTGTCGAGTGATCGCTGGAAGAGTTCACAAGCCTACCGAGAACCTGCAAAATATGGCAAGTCAGTTTGGGTTTGATTCAGTTGCAGGAAAAGTTGGTCCATATTCAAGTATAGAGGAGCTCTACCTTCTCAACACAAGGGCTCTTCTACCCTGTTTTGTGGTAATTTGTAAACCATGA
- the LOC121992009 gene encoding calcium/calmodulin-regulated receptor-like kinase 1 isoform X2, with the protein MRGVSWGIIVGATIGLVSGALLAVAALLCVRFQKKRARLRNSSSLRAATAPMRTNGVDACAEPSDASTVGQESPVRREANARGLSFWVEESRRRNPVSFSGVLKYLYKDLQKATRNFTTLIGQGAFGPVYTAQMATGEIVAVKVLASNSKQGEREFQSEVLLLGRLHHRNLVNLVGYCAEKGQYMLVYVYMSNGSLASHLYGEKHEPLSWDSRVNIALDVARGLEYLHDGAIPPVVHRDIKSANILLDHSMVARAAMDAGGRDGWEEIADSRLHGDFDVRELNDIASLAYKCTSRISRKRPSMRDMVQSLSKIINARNSRIRRSRRSFPTAVEASIDIETSEYQSSQSEHQREESLDSLSDFPEV; encoded by the exons ATGAGGGGAGTATCGTGGGGGATCATCGTCGGTGCGACCATCGGGCTGGTTTCCGGGGCTCTCTTGGCCGTGGCGGCGCTCCTCTGCGTCCGGTTCCAGAAGAAGCGGGCCCGGCTACGGAACAGCAGCTCCCTGAGGGCAGCCACCGCGCCCATGCGCACCAACGGCGTGGATGCCTGCGCGGAGCCCTCGGACGCTTCCACCGTGGGCCAGGAGTCCCCCGTCCGCCGTGAGGCCAATGCGCGTGGCTTGTCCTTTTGGGTGGAGGAGTCCCGGAGGCGAAATCCTGTGTCGTTTTCTGGCGTACTCAAATATCTTTACAA GGATCTGCAAAAGGCAACCCGTAATTTTACCACTTTGATCGGTCAAGGAGCATTTGGTCCTGTTTATACAGCACAGATGGCTACTGGGGAGATAGTTGCTGTTAAGGTTCTGGCCTCCAATTCTAAACAAGGAGAGAGAGAATTCCAAAGCGAG GTATTGCTTCTCGGAAGATTACACCACAGAAATCTTGTGAATTTGGTTGGATATTGTGCCGAAAAGGGTCAATATATGCTAGTATATGTGTACATGAGTAATGGCAGCCTTGCTTCTCATTTGTACG GTGAAAAGCATGAGCCATTGAGCTGGGATTCGAGGGTCAATATAGCTCTAGATGTTGCGAGGGGCTTGGAGTATCTTCACGATGGT GCTATTCCACCTGTGGTGCATCGTGATATAAAGTCTGCCAACATATTGTTGGACCACTCTATGGTGGCTAGG GCTGCAATGGATGCTGGAGGAAGAGATGGATGGGAGGAGATTGCAGATTCGAGACTACATGGGGATTTTGATGTAAGAGAGCTCAATGATATTGCTTCTCTTGCATACAAATGCACTAGCAGAATATCAAGGAAGAGACCATCCATGAGAGACATGGTTCAATCTCTGTCGAAGATCATAAATGCCAGAAATAGTCGAATACGTCGTAGTAGAAGATCCTTCCCTACTGCAGTTGAAGCTTCGATAGATATTGAGACATCGGAGTACCAGAGTTCACAATCTGAACACCAGAGAGAGGAGTCCCTTGACAGTTTATCGGATTTCCCAGAAGTTTGA
- the LOC121992009 gene encoding calcium/calmodulin-regulated receptor-like kinase 1 isoform X1: protein MRGVSWGIIVGATIGLVSGALLAVAALLCVRFQKKRARLRNSSSLRAATAPMRTNGVDACAEPSDASTVGQESPVRREANARGLSFWVEESRRRNPVSFSGVLKYLYKDLQKATRNFTTLIGQGAFGPVYTAQMATGEIVAVKVLASNSKQGEREFQSEVLLLGRLHHRNLVNLVGYCAEKGQYMLVYVYMSNGSLASHLYGEKHEPLSWDSRVNIALDVARGLEYLHDGAIPPVVHRDIKSANILLDHSMVARVADFGLSREEIVSQHGSIIRGTFGYLDPEYVSSRSYTKKSDVYSFGVLLFELIAGRNPQQGLMEYVELAAMDAGGRDGWEEIADSRLHGDFDVRELNDIASLAYKCTSRISRKRPSMRDMVQSLSKIINARNSRIRRSRRSFPTAVEASIDIETSEYQSSQSEHQREESLDSLSDFPEV, encoded by the exons ATGAGGGGAGTATCGTGGGGGATCATCGTCGGTGCGACCATCGGGCTGGTTTCCGGGGCTCTCTTGGCCGTGGCGGCGCTCCTCTGCGTCCGGTTCCAGAAGAAGCGGGCCCGGCTACGGAACAGCAGCTCCCTGAGGGCAGCCACCGCGCCCATGCGCACCAACGGCGTGGATGCCTGCGCGGAGCCCTCGGACGCTTCCACCGTGGGCCAGGAGTCCCCCGTCCGCCGTGAGGCCAATGCGCGTGGCTTGTCCTTTTGGGTGGAGGAGTCCCGGAGGCGAAATCCTGTGTCGTTTTCTGGCGTACTCAAATATCTTTACAA GGATCTGCAAAAGGCAACCCGTAATTTTACCACTTTGATCGGTCAAGGAGCATTTGGTCCTGTTTATACAGCACAGATGGCTACTGGGGAGATAGTTGCTGTTAAGGTTCTGGCCTCCAATTCTAAACAAGGAGAGAGAGAATTCCAAAGCGAG GTATTGCTTCTCGGAAGATTACACCACAGAAATCTTGTGAATTTGGTTGGATATTGTGCCGAAAAGGGTCAATATATGCTAGTATATGTGTACATGAGTAATGGCAGCCTTGCTTCTCATTTGTACG GTGAAAAGCATGAGCCATTGAGCTGGGATTCGAGGGTCAATATAGCTCTAGATGTTGCGAGGGGCTTGGAGTATCTTCACGATGGT GCTATTCCACCTGTGGTGCATCGTGATATAAAGTCTGCCAACATATTGTTGGACCACTCTATGGTGGCTAGG GTTGCTGATTTCGGGCTGTCACGAGAAGAAATAGTCAGTCAACATGGGTCTATTATAAGGGGAACCTTTGGCTACCTTGATCCCGAGTATGTATCATCAAGGTCATATACCAAAAAAAGTGATGTTTATAGCTTTGGAGTATTGCTTTTTGAGTTAATCGCAGGCCGGAACCCACAGCAAGGTCTAATGGAGTATGTGGAACTT GCTGCAATGGATGCTGGAGGAAGAGATGGATGGGAGGAGATTGCAGATTCGAGACTACATGGGGATTTTGATGTAAGAGAGCTCAATGATATTGCTTCTCTTGCATACAAATGCACTAGCAGAATATCAAGGAAGAGACCATCCATGAGAGACATGGTTCAATCTCTGTCGAAGATCATAAATGCCAGAAATAGTCGAATACGTCGTAGTAGAAGATCCTTCCCTACTGCAGTTGAAGCTTCGATAGATATTGAGACATCGGAGTACCAGAGTTCACAATCTGAACACCAGAGAGAGGAGTCCCTTGACAGTTTATCGGATTTCCCAGAAGTTTGA
- the LOC121991983 gene encoding WD repeat-containing protein 26 homolog, whose translation MGGVEDTEPPSKRIKVSSVDLESLSNNLSVLAHINPWGGQMARPLPSQGREDVIGSKGTIKKVEFVRVITKALYSLGYERSGAILEEESGIPLHSSVVNLFCKQVLDGNWDGSMVTLQKIGLDDEYILKSACFLIMEQKLFELLEKNMVLEALETLTNEITPLGIKKKRVHELSSCVISPLQRLSLGFSNVGIETSNSRMRLLGELQKLLPPSIMVPERRLEQLVEQALEAQRESCYLHNSAEGCLSLYTDHLCAKDQLPSQTTQILQAHDDEVWFLEFSNQGEYLASSSNDKSAIIWEVHENGEVTLKHRLTGHQKPVIMVAWSPDDSQLLTCGMEEVVRRWDIHTGKCLHVYQKTGLGLMSCGWFPDGKQLFFGVTNRTICFWDLDGKELYSWKGQPTSKICDVSITKDGRQFISLCSETTIVVLDRETKNEKLIEEEQTITSFSLSKDNNFLLANLINQEIHLWSIKDDPKLIARYKGLKRSRFIIRSCFGGRDQAFIASGSEDSQVYIWHRATGDLVQSLAGHSGTVNCVCWNPTNPHMLASASDDLTIRIWGLSRANLKHKETYSNGIIHHSNGNCK comes from the exons ATGGgaggagtagaagatactgagcCACCCTCAAAACGCATCAAAGTGTCCTCGGTAGATTTGGAGAGCCTTTCAAATAATTTATCAGTTTTAGCACATATCAATCCTTGGGGAGGCCAAATGGCCAGGCCTTTACCATCCCAAGGGAGGGAAGACGTGATTGGTTCCAAAGGAACCATAAAAAAAGTTGAATTTGTGAGGGTCATTACAAAGGCTCTCTACTCTCTTGGTTATGAGAGAAGTGGAGCAATTTTGGAGGAAGAATCAGGGATACCCTTGCACTCTTCTGTAGTCAACCTCTTCTGTAAGCAGGTTCTTGATGGAAACTGGGACGGAAGCATGGTTACACTGCAAAAAATAGGACTTGATGATGAATATATTTTGAAGTCTGCTTGCTTTTTGATTATGGAGCAGAAGCTCTTCGAACTTTTGGAGAAGAATATGGTACTGGAAGCATTGGAAACACTGACAAATGAGATAACTCCACTTGGCATTAAGAAAAAACGTGTACACGAGCTTTCCAGTTGTGTTATATCTCCTTTGCAGCGTCTCTCCCTTGGGTTTTCCAATGTGGGCATAGAGACTTCAAACTCACGAATGAGGCTTCTAGGCGAGTTACAGAAATTGCTTCCGCCTTCAATAATGGTACCTGAGAGGAGGTTGGAGCAATTAGTTGAACAGGCTCTTGAGGCTCAAAGAGAATCCTGCTACTTGCACAATTCTGCTGAAGGTTGTCTATCATTGTACACTGATCATCTGTGTGCAAAGGACCAGTTGCCTTCTCAAACCACACAG ATATTGCAAGCGCATGATGATGAAGTATGGTTTCTAGAGTTCTCCAACCAAGGAGAATATTTAGCATCATCATCAAATGATAAATCTGCAATTATATGGGAG GTTCATGAAAATGGGGAAGTCACTCTGAAGCACAGGCTAACTGGCCATCAGAAGCCTGTCATAATGGTTGCTTGGAGCCCTGATGACAGTCAGCTTCTAACTTGTGGAATGGAAGAAGTCGTGAGGCGCTGGGATATTCACACTGGCAAATGCCTCCATGTCTACCAAAAGACTGGCCTAGGTCTGATGTCTTGTGGTTGGTTCCCAGATGGCAAACAACTGTTTTTTGGTGTTACTAATAGAACAATATGCTTTTGGGATTTGGATGGAAAAGAATTGTATTCTTGGAAGGGGCAACCAACAAGCAAAATTTGCGATGTTTCTATCACAAAGGATGGTAGGCAATTTATTAGCTTGTGCAGTGAAACCACAATTGTGGTGCTCGACAGGGAAACAAAAAATGAGAAGCTGATAGAAGAAGAACAAACAATAACTTCATTCTCTTTATCAAAGGACAATAACTTTTTACTTGCAAATCTTATAAACCAGGAGATCCACCTTTGGAGCATAAAAGATGATCCTAAGCTCATTGCCAGATACAAAGGCCTCAAGCGCTCTCGATTTATAATAAGGTCTTGTTTTGGAGGACGTGATCAGGCTTTTATTGCTAGTGGAAGTGAAGATTCACAG GTATACATATGGCATCGTGCCACAGGTGATCTCGTCCAATCTCTCGCCGGACATTCAGGCACTGTCAATTGCGTCTGCTGGAACCCAACGAACCCACACATGCTTGCATCCGCCAGTGATGATCTAACAATTCGTATCTGGGGATTAAGCAGGGCTAACCTGAAGCACAAGGAGACCTACAGCAATGGGATCATTCATCATTCCAACGGAAACTGCAAATGA